CCATCAACACGTCCGGCGAAGCCGTCGGCCTTCCCGACGGGCAGATGGGCAACAGCGAGGTCGGCCACATGAACATCGGCGCCGGACGCATCGTCTACCAGTCGCTCACGCGCGTCAACGTCGCCATCAAGGACGGGTCCTTCTGCACGAACCCGGCCTTCGTGCAGGCGTTCGACCACGTCAAGAAGAACCATTCCAAGTTGCACGTTTTCGGTCTCCTCTCCGACGGCGGCGTGCATTCCCACATCGAGCACATCAAGGCCCTCTTCCGCATCGCGAAGAAGAACGGCATCGAACAGACCTACATGCACGCGTTCCTCGACGGCCGCGACGTGCCGCCGCAGTCGGCAACGACCTACATCAAGGACCTCGAGGCCGACTTCGCCAAAAACGCCTACGGCAGGATCGCCACGGTCCACGGCCGCTACTACGCGATGGACCGCGACAAGAACTGGGGCCGCATCCAGCTCGCCTACGACGTGATGTCGTTCGCCAAGGGCCCGAAGGCCGCCTCCGCGGTCGCGGGCGTCGAAGCCAGCTACGCCGCGGGTGTGAACGACGAGTTCGTCGTCCCCTTCGTCGTCGACCCGGCCGGTACGATCCAGACCGGCGACGCGATCATCTTCGCCAATTTCCGCCCCGACCGGGCGATCGAGATCGGCACCGCCTATTCGAATCCGACGGCCGCCAAGTGCGACGTCACGGGTGGACCCGAAGACATCTTCTTCGTCTCGATGATGAAGTATTCCGACCTCGTCAAGGGACCGCTCGCCTTCGAACTCCAGAGCCTCGACCG
Above is a genomic segment from Candidatus Izemoplasmatales bacterium containing:
- the gpmI gene encoding 2,3-bisphosphoglycerate-independent phosphoglycerate mutase, translating into MTKPVVLIVMDGIGIGKVYPGNAYALARKPNLDRLFKEYPNTAINTSGEAVGLPDGQMGNSEVGHMNIGAGRIVYQSLTRVNVAIKDGSFCTNPAFVQAFDHVKKNHSKLHVFGLLSDGGVHSHIEHIKALFRIAKKNGIEQTYMHAFLDGRDVPPQSATTYIKDLEADFAKNAYGRIATVHGRYYAMDRDKNWGRIQLAYDVMSFAKGPKAASAVAGVEASYAAGVNDEFVVPFVVDPAGTIQTGDAIIFANFRPDRAIEIGTAYSNPTAAKCDVTGGPEDIFFVSMMKYSDLVKGPLAFELQSLDRMYGDYIAELGMRQLRIAETEKYAHVTFFFDGGVDKEIPGATRVLIPSPKVPTYDLMPEMSARQIADKMVEELSTGVYATAILNFANGDMVGHTGVIPAAIKAVETVDECVGKVVDKILEMGGIALITADHGNCEKMIDDDGTIFTAHTTNPVPLIVTKKGIALRDGGNLGDIAPTMLELMGVAQPVEMTGRSLLVR